The segment TACACAATCAACAACAAAAATCCTGCTGGAAGTTCAGTCCTTCCCTTCGAAAGAAAGGGCAAACTCCTGCAAACCCTCTACGGAAACGGGAGAGGTCTTAACCGCCCAAGGTACTCCCAGCCCCGAAAACAGCACTTTCTTCTCGCTGGCTTCATCCATAATCTTCCCGATGTCGCTAATGGAGGTGGCTATGGTATTCCCCTCAGGCTTCCTGATCACCCACTCCCCAGGAATGGGCATCACCCGTTGCGCCGATAGGTACGCACCATTCAAGCCACGTACAAAGGGCTCCGTATCTTCGATCGAGGAATAGACCGGCACCCCTTGCTCGATGGCATCGAGGAAGTTGTGGAAGACCCGGAGATACTCGTCCTCGAACACCGGCTCCCACTCTTCCACCTGGCCGTCATTCTTCTCGATCTTTACCCGGGCGGGATAGGACCGCACAAAGGTCGCCTTACCTTCGGTACCGTACACCTTGATTACCGGCGATTCATCAACGGGCGCACTTAAAGTGGCATAGTAGAATATCTCAACACCGTTGTCGGTCCGGGTAAAGACTGCGTTGGTATCCTCTCCCTCAATGGGATGGGCCCTATACAGTTCCGCCTGCACCAACTCGGGAGCGGCAAAACGGCCTTCTTGAGAGGAAGCCAGGAACAAACAGTTGTGGTAGATATGCGAAAGGGCATTGCTCAAAGGCCCATCCAGGACATAGGTAGATCCCAACTTGATCCTCCCTGCCCAATTGGCCCGCTGGTAGTAGGAATCTAATCTCTTCCATTTTCCCACCGCGGTGATCTGCTGGACCTGACCGAGTCCACCGGATACTAGATAGGCTTGCAGACGCCGTAAGGCGGTGCAAGAAATCTGTTGGAAACCGACTGCACAAACCTTACCTGAGGCCTGAGCCTTTTGCTTCAGGACCAGTAGTTCCTGGATTAAAACCGTGGGCGGTTTCTCCAAATAAA is part of the Bacillota bacterium genome and harbors:
- a CDS encoding Gfo/Idh/MocA family oxidoreductase, coding for MQGLRIGIIGIGGFGKQHLRMVHHAQEAGRVQLVAVAEKYPQGCAAEVEKLQSAGVKVYEDYLEMFDQEELDAVNIATPIPFHFEMAMAALERGIHVYLEKPPTVLIQELLVLKQKAQASGKVCAVGFQQISCTALRRLQAYLVSGGLGQVQQITAVGKWKRLDSYYQRANWAGRIKLGSTYVLDGPLSNALSHIYHNCLFLASSQEGRFAAPELVQAELYRAHPIEGEDTNAVFTRTDNGVEIFYYATLSAPVDESPVIKVYGTEGKATFVRSYPARVKIEKNDGQVEEWEPVFEDEYLRVFHNFLDAIEQGVPVYSSIEDTEPFVRGLNGAYLSAQRVMPIPGEWVIRKPEGNTIATSISDIGKIMDEASEKKVLFSGLGVPWAVKTSPVSVEGLQEFALSFEGKD